A window from Streptomyces sp. NBC_00335 encodes these proteins:
- a CDS encoding beta-class carbonic anhydrase, producing MTTSVPLPAASAPKAAEELTVTDRLVDSNRAYAAKFADPGMDARPVLQVAVVACMDARLDLHAALGLELGDCHTIRNAGGVVTDDTIRSLTISQRALGTRTVILIHHTGCGLESLTEDFRHELEDEVGQRPAWAVEAFRDVDQDVRQSMQRVRTNPFLPHKDDVRGFVFDVHTGLLREIDPTS from the coding sequence ATGACGACTTCCGTACCCCTGCCTGCCGCCTCCGCACCCAAGGCTGCCGAGGAGCTCACCGTCACCGACCGCCTGGTCGACTCGAACCGCGCCTACGCCGCGAAGTTCGCCGACCCCGGCATGGACGCCCGTCCGGTCCTCCAGGTGGCCGTCGTGGCCTGTATGGACGCCCGCCTCGACCTGCACGCCGCCCTCGGCCTGGAGCTGGGCGACTGCCACACGATCCGCAACGCCGGCGGGGTGGTCACCGACGACACCATCCGCTCCCTCACCATCAGCCAGCGGGCGCTCGGCACCCGCACGGTGATACTCATCCACCACACCGGATGCGGTCTCGAAAGCCTGACCGAGGACTTCCGGCACGAGCTGGAGGACGAGGTCGGCCAGCGCCCCGCCTGGGCGGTGGAGGCCTTCCGTGACGTGGACCAGGACGTCCGCCAGTCCATGCAGCGGGTTCGCACGAACCCCTTCCTGCCCCACAAGGACGATGTGCGAGGCTTCGTCTTCGACG